The following are from one region of the Thermococcus cleftensis genome:
- a CDS encoding DUF262 domain-containing protein codes for MEARNRSIKDWFTKIRTRQLVLPRFQRFEAWGPKEISELLTSIIRDLPVGSALVLGVGDRVPFVYRPLTSAPEEGESINELLLDGQQRLTALWRSLKDNYPDKTYFVKVPGEYNSVDEIPKDEFQVIYVSRWVRNGKRYPMWIENPEECWKKRLIPVRLLDPELRESEYHEWAEKATDGDAKKMLKLVSLISKIREQVAHYNLPYLYLPPETPPEVAIEVFLKLNTNMAPLKPFDIVVAQLEGATGESLHELIGSLKREVPRISEYVDVPTFVLSVVALLQNKPPNQRGFFSIDFQRFEDDWRKVVRGTKLLVQFLEEEGIPDRQRLPTESPLPVIAAIWGEAPDIGNEGGNVRITLREYLWRAFFTERYDRAVPTAMLQDYRGLKAMLINGEGDESNVPIFNENSYPLPPEEVIQTARWPKYRDRLGRAILLISFRGGAEDISDGSRITPQNIKLREYHHVYPVAWLRDNGIKEEDAYRAVNCIMITWKTNRKIGAKPPLEYLTEISDAITLGESELRRRLMTHYVDYDLLASENYEKFIEQRAKDIAKAMQELSKGKAWRP; via the coding sequence ATGGAGGCACGAAATCGCTCTATTAAGGATTGGTTCACCAAGATAAGAACACGGCAATTGGTTCTCCCAAGATTTCAAAGATTTGAAGCTTGGGGTCCAAAGGAAATATCGGAGCTACTAACCAGCATTATTCGGGACCTTCCGGTAGGCTCTGCATTGGTTCTTGGTGTTGGGGACAGGGTTCCTTTTGTTTACCGACCTCTGACAAGTGCGCCGGAAGAGGGAGAGAGTATAAACGAACTCCTTCTCGATGGCCAGCAACGCTTAACTGCCCTGTGGAGAAGTCTAAAGGATAACTATCCTGACAAAACATATTTTGTAAAAGTTCCAGGAGAATACAACAGTGTTGATGAGATACCCAAAGATGAGTTCCAAGTGATATACGTTTCAAGATGGGTCCGGAACGGAAAGAGATACCCCATGTGGATTGAGAATCCTGAAGAGTGCTGGAAAAAGCGACTAATACCTGTAAGACTTCTCGACCCAGAACTCAGAGAAAGCGAATACCATGAATGGGCTGAAAAAGCCACAGATGGAGACGCCAAGAAAATGTTGAAGCTGGTATCGCTAATTTCGAAAATAAGGGAACAGGTAGCTCACTATAACCTCCCATACCTGTACTTACCCCCAGAAACTCCACCAGAAGTGGCCATAGAAGTGTTCCTTAAGCTGAATACCAACATGGCACCACTAAAGCCGTTTGACATCGTGGTTGCCCAGCTTGAAGGCGCCACTGGAGAGTCGCTACATGAACTAATAGGGTCCCTCAAAAGGGAAGTTCCGAGAATATCTGAATACGTTGATGTACCAACCTTTGTGCTGTCTGTTGTTGCCCTGCTTCAGAACAAACCGCCTAATCAACGCGGATTCTTTAGCATCGATTTTCAGAGGTTTGAAGATGACTGGAGAAAAGTAGTGCGCGGGACCAAGTTGCTCGTCCAGTTCTTGGAGGAGGAAGGAATCCCCGACCGCCAAAGACTTCCAACTGAAAGCCCATTACCCGTAATAGCGGCAATATGGGGTGAAGCCCCAGACATCGGAAACGAGGGAGGCAACGTGAGGATAACGCTCAGGGAATACCTGTGGAGAGCGTTCTTCACGGAGAGGTATGACAGGGCTGTCCCCACTGCAATGCTCCAGGATTACAGAGGATTAAAAGCCATGCTGATAAATGGAGAAGGAGACGAAAGCAACGTTCCGATTTTTAACGAAAATTCATATCCTCTTCCGCCTGAAGAGGTCATTCAAACAGCGAGATGGCCAAAATACAGGGATAGACTCGGAAGAGCAATTCTTCTCATATCATTCAGAGGTGGGGCTGAAGACATCTCAGACGGAAGCAGAATCACACCACAGAACATAAAACTAAGAGAATATCACCATGTATACCCTGTGGCGTGGCTTCGCGATAATGGTATCAAAGAAGAGGACGCGTACAGAGCTGTGAACTGCATAATGATAACATGGAAGACCAATCGCAAGATTGGTGCAAAACCCCCTCTTGAGTACTTAACCGAAATCAGCGACGCCATAACTTTGGGGGAGTCCGAACTCCGCAGGCGCCTTATGACCCACTACGTGGACTATGACCTCCTTGCAAGTGAGAATTACGAAAAGTTCATAGAGCAGAGGGCAAAAGATATTGCCAAAGCAATGCAAGAACTCTCAAAAGGGAAAGCATGGCGGCCATAA
- the speD gene encoding adenosylmethionine decarboxylase, translating into METIGFHYVVEAAGCDPEVLSDADRIRQIFLDAAKVSNMEVKSSYFFKFSPTGVSGVVIVAESHISVHTWPERGYAALDVYTCGTKADPEKAVDYILEQFKAKYAHVSEIKRGIEEDDDTYTHMIMTWEESLRKNGNAK; encoded by the coding sequence ATAGAGACCATCGGGTTCCACTACGTTGTGGAGGCTGCCGGTTGCGATCCTGAGGTTCTCAGTGACGCTGACAGGATAAGACAGATATTCCTCGACGCGGCAAAGGTCAGCAACATGGAGGTCAAGTCAAGCTACTTCTTCAAGTTCTCCCCCACCGGCGTCAGCGGCGTCGTCATAGTCGCCGAAAGCCACATCTCGGTCCACACCTGGCCGGAGAGGGGCTACGCTGCGCTCGACGTCTACACCTGCGGCACCAAGGCCGACCCGGAGAAGGCCGTCGATTACATACTCGAGCAGTTCAAGGCCAAGTACGCCCACGTTTCCGAGATCAAGAGGGGCATCGAAGAGGACGACGACACCTACACCCACATGATAATGACCTGGGAAGAGAGCCTGAGAAAGAACGGAAACGCAAAATAA
- a CDS encoding KaiC domain-containing protein, whose protein sequence is MIKKVKTGIPGMDEILHGGIPERNVVLLSGGPGTGKSIFSQQFIWNGLQMGEPGIYVALEEHPVQVRQNMAGFGWDVRKYEEEGLFAMVDAFTAGIGKSKEYEKYIVHDLTDIREFIDVLRTAVKDLGAKRVVIDSVTTLYINKPAMARSIVMQLKRVLAGLGVTSILVSQISVGERGFGGPGVEHGVDGIIRLDLDEIDGELKRSLIVWKMRGTSHSMRRHPFEITDRGIVVYPDKVLKRKAIVEIE, encoded by the coding sequence ATGATCAAGAAAGTCAAGACTGGCATCCCTGGAATGGACGAGATACTCCACGGAGGAATCCCAGAGAGGAACGTGGTTTTGCTCAGCGGTGGACCCGGGACTGGCAAGTCCATCTTCAGCCAGCAGTTCATATGGAACGGCCTCCAGATGGGTGAGCCGGGAATCTACGTTGCCCTTGAGGAGCACCCGGTTCAGGTGAGGCAAAACATGGCCGGGTTCGGCTGGGACGTGCGGAAGTACGAGGAGGAAGGGTTGTTTGCGATGGTCGATGCCTTCACGGCCGGAATAGGCAAGAGCAAGGAGTACGAGAAGTATATAGTCCACGACCTCACCGATATCAGGGAGTTCATAGACGTTCTCAGAACGGCGGTCAAGGACTTGGGAGCCAAGAGGGTCGTCATAGACTCGGTAACGACGCTCTACATCAACAAGCCCGCGATGGCGAGGAGCATCGTGATGCAGCTCAAGCGCGTTCTGGCCGGTCTCGGCGTCACGAGCATACTGGTGAGCCAGATAAGCGTCGGCGAGCGCGGTTTCGGCGGGCCCGGCGTCGAGCACGGAGTTGATGGCATAATCCGCCTCGACCTGGACGAGATTGACGGCGAGCTGAAGCGCTCATTAATCGTCTGGAAGATGCGCGGGACGAGCCACAGCATGAGGAGGCACCCCTTCGAGATAACCGACAGGGGAATAGTCGTTTATCCTGACAAAGTACTGAAGAGGAAGGCGATAGTCGAGATTGAGTAA